One Methylobacterium sp. 77 DNA window includes the following coding sequences:
- a CDS encoding ABC transporter ATP-binding protein, with amino-acid sequence MAHIVLDKASVELAVYNSRGRALKSEILRRTVGGGLQNDRDSSIQVVKALSQVSFVARDGDRIGLVGGNGAGKTTLLRVLSRVYPPTSGMVSIEGRISSLIDLSMGMDGDATGYDNIEMRSIMLGLDHKQAQAIVPDVEEFSQLGEFLSLPIRTYSSGMLLRLAFAVSTAVHPDILILDEVIGVGDAAFAERAEQRLHGMIQKASIMFLASHDNAAIKRFCNRTLWMKGGTLMMDGAPEEVLAAYAADVTV; translated from the coding sequence ATGGCTCATATCGTGCTGGACAAGGCGAGCGTCGAGCTCGCCGTCTACAATTCCCGCGGCCGTGCCCTGAAGAGCGAAATCCTGCGGCGTACGGTCGGTGGCGGTCTGCAGAACGACCGCGACAGCAGCATCCAGGTGGTGAAGGCGCTGAGCCAGGTCAGCTTCGTGGCGCGCGATGGCGATCGCATCGGGCTCGTCGGCGGCAACGGCGCCGGCAAGACGACGCTCCTGCGGGTGCTCAGCCGCGTGTATCCGCCGACATCGGGCATGGTCTCGATCGAGGGGCGCATCTCCTCCCTGATCGACCTCTCCATGGGCATGGACGGCGATGCCACGGGCTATGACAACATCGAGATGCGCAGCATCATGCTCGGACTCGACCACAAGCAGGCCCAGGCGATCGTCCCCGACGTCGAGGAATTCAGCCAACTCGGCGAGTTCCTGTCCCTGCCGATCCGTACCTATTCCAGCGGCATGCTGCTGCGGCTGGCCTTCGCCGTCAGCACGGCCGTCCATCCCGACATCCTGATCCTCGACGAAGTGATCGGTGTCGGCGACGCGGCCTTCGCGGAGCGCGCGGAGCAGCGGCTCCACGGCATGATCCAGAAGGCGAGCATCATGTTTCTCGCATCCCATGACAACGCCGCCATCAAGCGCTTCTGCAACCGGACGCTCTGGATGAAGGGCGGCACGCTGATGATGGACGGCGCGCCGGAGGAGGTTCTGGCGGCTTATGCCGCGGATGTGACAGTTTGA
- a CDS encoding ABC transporter permease produces the protein MGLVAGGVADVLGGFGAWRMWWMLAKNDVIRRYRRSRVGQLWLTLSMAVMIFGMGGIYASLFGTSMAAYLPHLGAGLILWGLISQTIIESCSSFTENDSIIRQVALPRFTYILRTISRNLFVFAHNLIILPVLFVVMGSPIDWDIILFVPGLLLVLANLAWIGYLLAILSARFRDIPQIVASVVQVAFFVSPVVFKPSQLRVDHPVLILNPFASMLDVMREPLLGHVPSATSYVILLGLLVAGWLFTLAFAGKYSHRVVYWL, from the coding sequence ATGGGTTTGGTAGCAGGAGGGGTCGCTGACGTCCTCGGAGGCTTCGGCGCATGGCGTATGTGGTGGATGCTGGCCAAGAACGACGTGATCCGCCGGTATCGGCGGTCGCGCGTCGGTCAGTTGTGGCTGACGCTCAGCATGGCCGTCATGATCTTCGGAATGGGCGGGATCTACGCGTCGCTGTTTGGCACCTCCATGGCTGCTTATCTGCCGCATCTCGGTGCCGGGCTCATTCTCTGGGGCTTGATCTCGCAAACGATCATCGAAAGTTGCTCAAGTTTCACGGAAAATGACAGCATCATTCGACAGGTAGCGCTGCCTCGTTTTACGTACATACTGAGAACGATTTCTAGAAACCTCTTCGTATTTGCTCACAACCTGATTATTTTGCCGGTATTATTTGTCGTCATGGGCTCGCCAATTGACTGGGACATCATTCTGTTCGTCCCAGGCCTGTTGCTGGTGCTCGCAAATCTGGCCTGGATTGGCTACCTCCTGGCGATCCTGTCGGCACGATTTCGCGACATTCCGCAGATCGTCGCGAGTGTCGTGCAGGTCGCGTTCTTCGTCTCACCGGTCGTCTTCAAGCCGTCGCAACTGCGTGTCGACCACCCGGTGCTCATCCTCAATCCCTTCGCCAGCATGCTCGACGTGATGCGCGAGCCCCTGCTGGGCCATGTGCCGAGCGCGACGTCCTATGTCATCCTGCTAGGCCTGCTCGTGGCCGGATGGCTGTTCACCCTGGCGTTCGCGGGAAAATATTCGCACCGCGTCGTCTACTGGCTCTGA
- a CDS encoding LysR family transcriptional regulator has protein sequence MTIDHVDLSRIDLNLLVALDALLTERSVTRAAARIGVGQSAMSSSLARLRTTFGDELLTRAPEGMRATPRALALAEPVRTLLRQIQSLVRRDEAFDPRSVTRTFTIGLPDSTEVLLGPRLLAYLRRHAPGISLLLRSIDRIRILQELDADRVDLGIGMFSQGQIHHKQRLLYRDRYVCLFNADLLGVTPPISLDDYLRFPHVLTSLKETAHGVVDDALALLGLRRDLAVTTPRFLAVPFLVRSAPVLTTMQERLATLFAGTLGLAVSPAPVALDEVAISMLWHASYDNDPAHRWLRQTLLDLAGEERQAG, from the coding sequence ATGACTATTGATCACGTCGATCTATCGCGCATCGATCTCAACCTCCTCGTCGCCCTCGACGCCCTGCTCACGGAACGGAGCGTCACCCGTGCCGCCGCTCGGATCGGTGTCGGTCAATCGGCCATGAGCAGCAGTCTTGCCCGGCTCCGCACCACCTTCGGCGACGAATTGCTGACCCGCGCGCCCGAGGGGATGCGGGCAACACCCCGTGCGCTCGCTCTCGCCGAACCCGTCCGGACCCTGCTGCGACAGATCCAATCCCTTGTCCGCCGCGACGAGGCGTTCGATCCGCGCAGCGTGACGCGCACCTTCACCATCGGCCTGCCCGATTCCACAGAGGTTCTGCTCGGGCCGCGCCTCCTCGCCTATCTGCGTCGGCACGCACCGGGGATCAGCCTGCTCCTGCGCTCCATCGACCGTATCCGCATCCTGCAGGAGCTCGACGCGGACAGGGTCGATCTCGGTATCGGCATGTTCAGCCAGGGTCAGATCCACCACAAGCAGCGCCTGCTCTATCGCGACCGCTACGTCTGCCTGTTCAACGCCGACCTCCTCGGCGTGACGCCGCCGATTTCGCTCGATGATTATCTGCGCTTTCCCCATGTGCTCACCAGCCTGAAGGAGACCGCCCACGGGGTGGTGGACGATGCGCTCGCCCTCCTTGGTCTGCGACGCGACTTGGCGGTGACGACGCCGCGCTTCCTCGCGGTGCCGTTCCTGGTCCGCAGCGCGCCCGTTCTCACCACCATGCAGGAGCGCCTCGCCACCCTTTTCGCCGGAACGCTCGGCCTCGCCGTCAGCCCCGCGCCGGTCGCCCTCGACGAGGTGGCGATCTCGATGCTGTGGCACGCCTCCTACGACAACGACCCCGCCCATCGCTGGCTGCGCCAGACTTTGCTGGACCTCGCCGGCGAGGAGAGGCAGGCGGGGTAA
- a CDS encoding DUF3606 domain-containing protein: MAGLKDKRGFVDKDRLDLSERQAVEHWMKRWGVTRDQLTSAHRKVGHMVKDIAAELGKKR; this comes from the coding sequence ATGGCAGGATTGAAGGACAAACGCGGCTTCGTCGACAAGGACAGGCTCGACCTCTCCGAGCGGCAGGCCGTCGAGCATTGGATGAAGCGCTGGGGCGTCACGCGCGATCAATTGACCTCCGCCCATCGCAAAGTCGGCCATATGGTCAAGGATATCGCCGCCGAACTCGGCAAGAAACGCTGA